One Aegilops tauschii subsp. strangulata cultivar AL8/78 chromosome 7, Aet v6.0, whole genome shotgun sequence genomic window carries:
- the LOC109768196 gene encoding uncharacterized protein: protein MRLLSFVPCGCRAGPIDDAPPADQLQQQAAATTTGAAARRRRRRARSLGGSPQWRPALGDIYEGVAVDVGKAAAGGRVVPARPGRVASRVLPRAHSDEYRHIETASSMPAFAPTAFLF, encoded by the exons ATGAGGCTCTTGTCGTTCGTGCCCTGCGGCTGCCGTGCTGGACCCATCGACGACGCGCCGCCTGCGGATCAGCTGCAGCAGCAGGCTGCTGCCACGACCaccggcgcggcggcgaggaggaggcggaggagggccAGGTCGCTGGGCGGCTCGCCGCAGTGGAGGCCGGCGCTCGGGGACATCTATGAGGGTGTCGCGGTGGACGTGGGCAAGGCCGCAGCGGGTGGGCGCGTCGTCCCGGCCAGGCCCGGCAGGGTGGCCTCCAGGGTCCTGCCCCGCGCGCACAGCGACGAATACAG GCACATCGAGACGGCGTCGTCGATGCCGGCGTTCGCGCCGACGGCGTTCCTGTTCTGA
- the LOC109768194 gene encoding uncharacterized protein, with protein sequence MAVAAQPLLASALLALLLAAVSAADTKNNPADELVSLINSNRTASKASNLVDNQGLGCIALQYIKAYEGQCDQVGGNKKPVDSSFIDTFAPNCGVQAASLAKITGRLLACQPSYPPPAQAFDMLIANERSLQVLHSKNHTEVGAAVTGTSGGGPYFWCVLFSNGKPNSSFTVEGGVPKTAHPGCFSGNNDECSGAISTGVSAWTLVSATLFALAGAFTL encoded by the exons ATGGCGGTCGCCGCTCAGCCGCTGCTGGCCTCCGCGCTCCTCgcgctcctcctcgccgccgtctCCGCTGCTGATACTAAGA ATAACCCTGCCGATGAGCTTGTGAGCTTGATCAACTCCAACCGTACCGCCAGCAAGGCATCAAATCTTGTTGATAATCAAGGTCTTGGATGCATTGCTCTGCAGTACATAAAAGCATATGAGGGTCAGTGCGACCAGGTGGGTGGAAACAAGAAGCCTGTGGATTCCAGTTTCATTGACACATTTGCCCCAAATTGTGGTGTCCAAGCTGCAAGCCTTGCCAAGATCACTGGGAGGCTCCTGGCGTGCCAGCCCAGCTACCCACCTCCGGCGCAGGCCTTCGACATGCTCATTGCTAATGAGAGGAGCCTCCAGGTATTGCATAGCAAGAACCACACAGAGGTGGGGGCGGCTGTCACCGGCACTTCTGGCGGCGGTCCGTATTTCTGGTGTGTCTTGTTCAGCAATGGGAAGCCCAACTCGAGCTTCACGGTAGAAGGGGGTGTTCCCAAGACTGCCCATCCTGGATGCTTCAGCGGCAACAATGACGAGTGCAGTGGTGCCATTTCGACTGGTGTGAGTGCATGGACACTAGTGTCGGCCACTCTTTTTGCTCTGGCTGGCGCCTTTACTTTGTGA
- the LOC109768195 gene encoding organelle RRM domain-containing protein 2, mitochondrial — protein sequence MAAAAARSGLRRMFSIADFATPNTRMFSISAFAPPSPPTPPPKADPSPNLFVSGLSKRTTTDGLREAFAKFGEVEHARVVTDRVTGFSKGFGFVRYVSVEDAAKGIEGMDGKFLDGWVIFAEYARPRPPPQMGGATPQPQQSWGTPGSWGSQ from the exons atggcggcggcggcggcaaggtcCGGGCTCCGACGGATGTTCTCCATCGCCGACTTCGCGACGCCGAACACGCGCATGTTCTCCATCTCGGCCTTCGCGCCGCCGAGCCCGCCCACGCCTCCCCCGAAGGCCGACCCCTCCCCCAACCTCTTCGTCTCCG GGCTAAGCAAGCGTACAACAACTGATGGACTTAGAGAAGCTTTTGCAAAGTTTGGGGAAGTTGAACACG CTCGAGTTGTCACAGATCGTGTCACTGGTTTTTCTAAGGGGTTTGGCTTTGTAAGGTATGTTTCGGTTGAAGATGCAGCTAAAGGAATAGAAGGAATGGATGGAAAA TTTCTGGATGGATGGGTTATTTTTGCTGAATATGCTAGACCCAGACCACCGCCGCAGATGGGAGGGGCAACTCCGCAGCCACAACAATCATGGGGCACTCCTGGTTCCTGGGGCTCACAGTAG